In the genome of Globicephala melas chromosome 3, mGloMel1.2, whole genome shotgun sequence, one region contains:
- the TERT gene encoding LOW QUALITY PROTEIN: telomerase reverse transcriptase (The sequence of the model RefSeq protein was modified relative to this genomic sequence to represent the inferred CDS: inserted 2 bases in 1 codon), whose protein sequence is MPRAPRCRAVRALLRDRYRQVLPLATFVRRLGPEDRRLVRRGDPVAFRALVAQCLVCVPWDAQPPPAAPSFRQVSCLKELVARVVQRLCERGARNVLAFGFALLDGARGGPPVAFTTSVRSYLPNTVTDTLRGSGAWGLLLRRVGDDVLTHLLARCALYLLVPPSCAYQVCGPPLYDLCTAAAARPTRRAGGTRTGLGLTRQAGNGGDGEAGGPRELPAKGARRRRGGAGGRPPPAKKPRHGLEPERGTEGQAPGAHLGRAPGRSDSDPRVMTPTRAAAEAKSQEGNVPRTRRPFPLVGGEGGVRSPSWRPSHPQGEPGPRAWAETKQFLYCSGSKERLRRSFLLCSLPPSLAGAQRLVETIFLGSKPRPPGVPRRTRRLPARYWRMRPLFRELLENHVRCPYGALLRAHCPLPASTTPAGPGDRESPGVGARSGERPAATPEGDAGSRRLVQLLRQHSSPWQVYGLLRACLHRLVPAGLWGSRHNERRFLRNVKKLLSLGKHGKLSPQELTWKMKVQDCAWLRGSPGARCVPAAEHRLREAVLARFLCWLMGAYVVEVLRAFFYVTETTFQKNRLFFFRKRVWSQLQSVGIRQHLERVQLRELSEADVRRLQEDRPALPTSKLRFVPKPSGLRPIVNMGDVVGAGRSHRDRKVQHLTSQVKTLFAVLNYERLRRPGLLGASVLGMDDIYRAWQAFVLPLRARGPVAPLYFVKVDVAGAYDALPQDRLAEVIANVIRPHENSYCVRQYAVVQRTARGHVRKSFKRHVSTFTDLQPYMRQFVERLQAAGSLRDAVVIEQSCSLNEAGGSLFKLFLRLVHNHVVRIGGRSYVQCQGVPQGSILSTLLCSFCYGDMENELFPGIQRDGVLLRFVDDFLLVTPHLPRAKAFLRALVRGVPEYGCLANLQKTVVNFPVEDGGLGGAAPLQLPAHCLFPWCGLLLDTRTLEVRCDHSSYAGTSIRASLTFNQGFKPGRNMRRKLSAVLRLKCQGLFLDLQVNSLETVFTNVYKIFLLQAYRFHACVLQLPFNQPVGRNPSFFLRVISDTSSRCHALLRARNAAATAEMGRRGAFNLLAARRPLPRDWRVTWCSGASWWPSSPGALGACVSPGQGPQEAPGHPCPPQRGAPTAAARPTALASPLLGPASSGASPPERSHCSPCVCTSVLVLGVPDLSEVQAVRVSEVLGVTDFALRHVCLWRFLGEVEENVSVFRIPWCSCRVAPEMKWPVXPPRRPQDLTHAISLEGPRQEGTIWGPWYPQGGTLRRGQRSLSLSSCPPGMSLGAKGASGPFPSEAAQWLCLHAFLLKLARHRVTYSCLLGALRTARARLCRRLPRATLAALEAAADPALTADFKTILD, encoded by the exons ATGCCGCGCGCGCCCAGGTGCCGGGCGGTGCGCGCCCTGCTGCGGGACCGCTACCGGCAGGTTCTGCCGCTGGCCACCTTCGTGCGGCGTCTGGGGCCCGAGGACCGGCGGCTCGTGCGGCGCGGGGACCCGGTGGCCTTTCGCGCGCTCGTGGCCCAGTGCCTGGTGTGCGTGCCCTGGGATGCGCAGCCGCCTCCTGCCGCCCCGTCCTTCCGCCAG GTGTCCTGCCTGAAGGAGCTGGTGGCCAGGGTCGTGCAGAGGCTCTGTGAGCGCGGCGCGAGAAACGTGCTGGCCTTCGGCTTCGCGCTGCTGGACGGGGCCCGCGGCGGGCCGCCCGTGGCCTTCACGACCAGCGTGCGCAGCTACCTGCCCAACACGGTGACGGACACGCTGCGCGGCAGCGGCGCGTGGGGACTGCTGCTGCGCCGCGTGGGCGATGACGTGCTCACCCACCTGCTGGCGCGCTGCGCACTCTACCTGCTGGTGCCCCCCAGCTGCGCCTACCAGGTGTGTGGGCCGCCGCTCTATGACCTCTGCACCGCCGCCGCGGCGCGGCCCACGCGACGCGCGGGCGGAACGCGGACTGGCCTCGGACTCACGCGCCAGGCCGGGAATGGCGGCGACGGGGAGGCGGGGGGACCCCGGGAGCTGCCGGCCAAGGGCGCGAGGCGGCGTCGGGGCGGCGCGGGGGGCCGTCCGCCTCCAGCCAAGAAGCCCAGGCATGGCCTGGAGCCCGAGCGGGGTACCGAAGGGCAGGCGCCCGGGGCCCACCTGGGCAGGGCGCCTGGGCGGAGCGACAGCGACCCCCGCGTGATGACACCTACCAGAGCCGCCGCGGAAGCCAAGTCTCAGGAGGGCAACGTGCCCAGGACCCGTCGCCCCTTCCCGCTGGTGGGCGGCGAGGGGGGTGTTCGCTCCCCATCCTGGCGGCCGTCACATCCCCAGGGCGAGCCCGGTCCCCGAGCGTGGGCTGAGACCAAGCAGTTCCTCTACTGCTCGGGTAGCAAAGAACGGCTGCGCCGCTCCTTCCTGCTCTgctccctgcctcccagcctggcGGGGGCCCAGAGACTCGTGGAGACCATCTTTCTGGGCTCTAAGCCCCGGCCACCAGGGGTTCCGCGCAGGACTCGCCGCCTGCCCGCGCGCTACTGGCGGATGAGGCCCCTGTTTCGGGAGCTGCTTGAGAACCACGTGCGGTGCCCCTACGGCGCACTTCTCAGGGCGCACTGCCCACTGCCGGCCTCCACCACCCCAGCGGGGCCAGGCGATCGGGAGAGCCCTGGAGTGGGCGCCCGCTCCGGGGAGAGGCCGGCCGCTACCCCCGAGGGGGACGCGGGCTCGCGCCGCCTGGTCCAGCTGCTGCGCCAGCACAGCAGCCCCTGGCAGGTGTACGGCCTCCTGCGGGCCTGCCTTCACCGGCTGGTGCCCGCAGGCCTCTGGGGCTCCCGGCACAACGAGCGCCGCTTCCTGAGGAATGTGAAGAAGCTCCTCTCTCTGGGGAAGCATGGCAAGCTCTCACCGCAGGAGCTGACCTGGAAGATGAAGGTGCAGGACTGCGCCTGGCTGCGCGGGAGCCCAG GGGCTCGCTGCGTCCCGGCCGCCGAGCACCGTCTGCGCGAGGCCGTCCTGGCCAGGTTCCTGTGCTGGCTGATGGGTGCGTACGTGGTCGAGGTGCTCAGGGCGTTCTTCTATGTCACGGAGACCACGTTCCAGAAGAACCGGCTCTTCTTCTTCCGGAAGCGCGTCTGGAGTCAGCTGCAGAGCGTCGGCATCAG ACAACACTTAGAGCGCGTGCAGCTCCGCGAGCTATCCGAGGCAGATGTCAGGCGACTCCAGGAGGACAGGCCGGCTCTGCCGACGTCCAAGCTCCGCTTCGTCCCCAAGCCCAGCGGGCTGCGGCCCATCGTGAACATGGGCGACGTCGTGGGAGCCGGGAGGTCGCACAGAGACAGGAAG GTCCAGCATCTCACCTCCCAGGTCAAGACCCTGTTCGCCGTGCTAAACTACGAGCGGCTGAGGCGCCCCGGCCTTCTGGGGGCCTCCGTGCTGGGCATGGACGACATTTACAGGGCCTGGCAGGCCTTCGTGCTGCCCCTGCGGGCCCGGGGCCCGGTGGCCCCGCTCTACTTCGTCAAG GTGGACGTGGCGGGGGCGTACGACGCGCTCCCCCAGGACAGGCTGGCGGAGGTGATAGCCAACGTGATCCGGCCTCATGAGAACTCGTACTGCGTGCGCCAGTATGCCGTGGTCCAGAGGACTGCCCGCGGACACGTGCGGAAGTCCTTCAAGAGACAC GTGTCCACCTTCACGGACCTCCAGCCTTACATGAGACAGTTCGTGGAGCGCCTGCAGGCAGCGGGCTCACTGAGGGACGCCGTGGTCATCGAGCAG AGCTGCTCCCTGAACGAGGCCGGCGGCAGCCTCTTCAAGCTCTTCCTACGCCTGGTCCACAACCACGTGGTCAGGATCGGGGGCAG GTCCTACGTCCAGTGTCAGGGGGTCCCCCAGGGCTCCATCCTGTCCACCCTGCTCTGCAGCTTCTGCTACGGAGACATGGAGAACGAGCTCTTCCCCGGAATCCAGCGGGACGG GGTTCTCCTGCGCTTCGTGGACGACTTCCTGCTGGTCACCCCTCACCTCCCACGAGCCAAAGCCTTCCTCAG GGCCCTGGTCCGCGGCGTGCCCGAGTATGGCTGCCTGGCGAACCTGCAGAAGACGGTGGTGAACTTCCCCGTGGAGGACGGTGGCCTGGGCGGCGCGGCCCCCCTGCAGCTGCCAGCGCACTGCCTGTTCCCCTGGTGTGGTTTACTGCTGGACACCCGCACCCTGGAGGTGCGCTGTGACCACTCCAG TTACGCCGGGACCTCGATCAGAGCGAGCCTCACCTTCAACCAGGGCTTCAAGCCTGGGAGGAACATGCGTCGCAAACTCTCGGCGGTCTTGCGGCTGAAGTGCCAAGGGCTCTTCCTGGACCTGCAG GTGAACAGTCTTGAGACAGTTTTCACAAATGTTTACAAGATATTCCTGCTGCAGGCCTACAG GTTCCACGCGTGTGTGCTGCAGCTCCCGTTTAATCAGCCAGTCGGGAGGAACCCCTCGTTTTTCCTCCGGGTCATCTCTGACACCTCGTCCCGCTGCCACGCCCTCCTGAGAGCCAGGAACGCAG CAGCCACGGCGGAGATGGGGCGTCGGGGCGCCTTTAACCTGCTAGCAGCTCGCCGCCCTCTGCCACGTGACTGGAGAGTGACGTGGTGCTCGGGGGCCAGCTGGTGGCCCTCCTCCCCTGGGGCTCTGGGCGCTTGCGTCAGTCCAGGCCAGGGTCCGCAGGAGGCCCCGGGCCACCCCTGCCCACCTCAGCGAGGGGCACCCACGGCAGCCGCGCGCCCGACGGCTTTGGCTTCACCGCTCCTTGGCCCGGCCTCCTCGGGGGCGTCCCCACCTGAACGCTCGCACTGCAGCCCCTGTGTCTGCACCTCCGTCCTCGTCCTGGGCGTTCCCGATCTGTCTGAGGTTCAGGCCGTGCGTGTCTCTGAGGTCCTGGGTGTAACAGACTTTGCTCTTCGTCACGTCTGTTTGTGGAGGTTTCTTGGAGAAGTTGAAGAAAACGTCTCAGTTTTCAGAATTCCTTGGTGCTCGTGTCGGGTGGCCCCTGAAATGAAGTGGCCAGt tcccccccgccgcccccaagACCTCACTCATGCCATCAGCCTGGAGGGACCCCGCCAGGAGGGTACCATCTGGGGCCCCTGGTATCCCCAGGGAGGAACGCTGCGGCGGGGCCAGCGGAGCCTCAGCCTCTCCTCGTGTCCCCCAGGGATGTCACTGGGGGCCAAGGGCGCCTCCGGCCCGTTTCCTTCCGAGGCCGCGCAGTGGCTCTGCCTGCACGCCTTTCTGCTCAAGCTAGCTCGTCACCGCGTCACCTACAGCTGTCTTCTGGGGGCGCTGCGGACAG CCAGAGCCCGACTGTGCCGGCGGCTCCCGAGGGCCACTCTGGCCGCCCTGGAGGCAGCAGCCGACCCGGCCCTGACCGCAGACTTTAAGACCATCTTGGACTGA